The following are encoded in a window of Deltaproteobacteria bacterium genomic DNA:
- a CDS encoding biopolymer transporter ExbD produces the protein MIRLKKNAKNGAEVPLTPLIDMVFLLIIFFLLTTRFITEEGISVKLPQADSTTPQTQKEITVYVSKEGRVFIGNRELTLHQLHYELRSLIGTDRDKLVVIKADRNVILNKAVKVMDVAKTAGAARLCIATKKEEQ, from the coding sequence ATGATCAGACTTAAAAAAAATGCAAAGAATGGTGCAGAGGTGCCTCTTACTCCCTTAATAGACATGGTATTTTTGCTGATTATATTCTTTCTTTTAACTACAAGGTTTATCACCGAAGAAGGTATCTCGGTAAAGCTTCCTCAGGCAGATTCCACCACACCCCAGACCCAAAAGGAAATTACAGTATATGTCTCTAAAGAAGGCAGGGTATTTATTGGAAATAGAGAACTTACCTTACATCAACTCCACTATGAATTAAGGTCTCTTATAGGCACTGACAGAGACAAATTAGTAGTGATAAAGGCGGATAGAAATGTAATTTTAAATAAAGCAGTAAAGGTAATGGACGTTGCAAAGACAGCCGGCGCAGCGAGGCTTTGTATCGCTACCAAAAAGGAAGAACAATGA
- a CDS encoding energy transducer TonB produces MNNRNNRAIRLFLLFSIALHAFIIFSFTDVFTANRHERRIEVDLREIKEEGSPKVPLRPKRIKQVTHNLDPIKEIVHQKVKYRQYPKSIVEPIKETRYRPTPLASMTNLFPKHYGGKVDPLLYYQRLIKQKIEENKRYPLFARDEGIEGLVWLKFVILRNGRLKDIKVVKSSPHQILDKAAIESIKKANPFPPFPEEIRERSLTMNICLCFELTHAR; encoded by the coding sequence ATGAATAACAGAAATAATAGGGCCATAAGATTATTTCTCCTTTTTTCTATTGCATTACATGCATTTATAATATTTTCCTTTACTGACGTATTCACTGCAAATAGGCATGAGCGTAGAATAGAGGTGGACTTAAGAGAGATAAAGGAAGAGGGATCTCCTAAGGTCCCATTGAGGCCGAAAAGGATTAAGCAGGTGACCCACAACTTAGATCCAATAAAGGAGATAGTGCATCAAAAGGTAAAATACAGGCAATATCCAAAAAGCATTGTAGAACCTATTAAGGAAACAAGGTATAGGCCTACACCGCTAGCAAGCATGACCAATCTTTTCCCAAAACATTATGGTGGTAAAGTTGATCCCCTCCTTTACTATCAACGACTTATTAAACAAAAGATTGAAGAAAATAAAAGATACCCATTGTTTGCCAGAGATGAAGGCATTGAGGGCTTGGTGTGGCTAAAATTTGTCATTTTAAGAAACGGGCGACTCAAAGATATTAAGGTAGTCAAATCCAGCCCTCACCAAATTTTAGATAAGGCCGCCATAGAGAGTATTAAAAAGGCGAATCCATTTCCTCCTTTTCCAGAGGAAATAAGAGAGAGGTCGTTAACCATGAATATATGCCTATGTTTTGAATTAACGCATGCAAGATGA
- a CDS encoding TonB-dependent receptor produces MKRIVIFTLALFFLFSSLSFGEEEKEEEKRDVLELGEVIITATKTERTVGEVPAVVEVITKEEIEARGVKTVQDALKLIPGLKVTEHVGTWGDKGHVQIMGLDAKHTMVLMNGQRVLGGHASAIDLQAYPVEMIERIEVVKGPFSALYGSDAVGGVVNIITKSPPVKPTVSASTGFGSRNTQVHSSSAGFSYKGFGGFLNYTYRKSDGVHDYYDRYYEHMFQGNFQYEFPLDIKLSIQPYYSKNRMDWDYKCSRGTIKRVDMHRTQKRFGLNTIGEWLPDEVSKLTVRGSWFDYKHYTKDRKSDWVSDNYEGEVAYSRLVKLFGEHTFTGGYSYLLQEIDDDGKKFKADAYTHGFFIQDEWNIIDPLTVVLGLRVDDHKEWGTQYNPKGSLSLEVVKGLRLLGSVGKAFRSPTLVKLYADGWKMGPWNMHANPNLEPEESMGYQAGVEYTYGDTFLGRLVYFRNEVEDLIDSKRVGPDMYWINVEEAITQGLELSLTFRPPFRPLKNLTAFLGYTLLHTRDRQLHRELDFRPRHKVDVELQYDIPQIAFKTILEVEYIGERYAYTEIARKLDDYAIVNLAFTKEITEIKGLPIRPELFLRIDNLFNKKNVGWYYSDRCGQKAYDEYDIDGVQVFGGLKLTF; encoded by the coding sequence ATGAAGAGGATCGTAATTTTTACGCTGGCGCTCTTTTTCCTGTTCTCGAGCCTCTCCTTCGGGGAGGAGGAAAAAGAAGAGGAAAAAAGAGATGTATTGGAGCTGGGTGAGGTAATTATCACCGCTACCAAGACAGAACGCACCGTCGGAGAGGTCCCGGCGGTGGTGGAGGTGATCACAAAAGAGGAGATCGAGGCAAGGGGGGTCAAGACCGTCCAGGACGCCTTGAAGCTGATCCCCGGCCTCAAGGTGACCGAGCACGTGGGGACCTGGGGTGACAAGGGGCATGTCCAGATCATGGGTCTTGATGCCAAGCATACCATGGTCCTAATGAATGGTCAGAGGGTCCTCGGGGGCCATGCATCCGCCATAGACCTTCAGGCCTACCCCGTCGAGATGATCGAGAGGATAGAGGTGGTCAAGGGGCCCTTCTCAGCGCTTTACGGCAGCGATGCGGTGGGAGGGGTGGTGAATATCATCACCAAGTCGCCCCCTGTAAAACCGACTGTATCGGCTTCAACAGGCTTCGGAAGCAGGAATACACAGGTCCACTCATCAAGCGCCGGGTTCAGCTACAAGGGCTTCGGAGGCTTTCTAAATTATACCTACCGGAAATCCGATGGGGTCCATGATTACTACGACAGATACTACGAACACATGTTTCAGGGCAACTTTCAGTATGAATTTCCCCTAGATATCAAGTTGAGCATTCAACCCTACTATTCTAAGAATAGGATGGACTGGGATTACAAATGTAGCCGCGGGACGATCAAAAGGGTTGACATGCATCGCACCCAGAAGAGGTTTGGCCTCAATACCATCGGTGAATGGTTACCGGATGAGGTCTCGAAACTCACTGTCAGGGGGTCATGGTTCGACTACAAACACTATACCAAGGACAGGAAATCTGACTGGGTGAGCGACAACTATGAAGGAGAGGTGGCCTACAGCCGACTGGTAAAGCTCTTTGGGGAGCACACCTTTACCGGGGGCTATAGCTACCTCCTTCAGGAGATAGACGATGACGGAAAGAAATTTAAGGCCGATGCCTACACCCACGGCTTCTTTATCCAGGACGAATGGAATATAATAGACCCCCTTACCGTTGTCCTCGGGCTCAGGGTGGACGATCATAAGGAGTGGGGGACGCAGTACAACCCCAAGGGGAGTCTTTCCCTTGAGGTAGTGAAAGGCCTAAGGCTCCTTGGCTCGGTGGGAAAGGCCTTCAGATCCCCCACCCTGGTGAAGCTCTACGCCGATGGGTGGAAGATGGGGCCCTGGAACATGCACGCCAACCCCAACCTTGAACCAGAAGAGTCCATGGGCTATCAAGCCGGGGTTGAATACACCTACGGCGACACCTTCCTGGGAAGGCTCGTCTATTTCAGGAACGAGGTTGAAGATCTTATCGACTCCAAGCGGGTGGGGCCTGATATGTACTGGATAAATGTAGAGGAGGCCATAACGCAGGGGCTGGAATTAAGCCTTACCTTCCGTCCTCCTTTCCGTCCCCTCAAAAACCTCACGGCCTTCCTCGGCTACACGCTCCTCCACACGAGGGATAGACAACTGCACAGAGAACTCGATTTCAGACCCAGGCACAAGGTCGATGTTGAGCTCCAATACGATATCCCCCAGATCGCCTTCAAGACAATCCTGGAGGTGGAATACATAGGGGAGCGCTACGCATACACGGAAATCGCCCGAAAGCTAGATGACTATGCCATAGTCAACCTCGCCTTCACAAAGGAGATCACCGAGATAAAGGGCCTTCCCATACGCCCCGAGCTCTTTCTGAGGATAGACAACCTCTTCAACAAGAAGAACGTGGGGTGGTACTACTCGGACAGGTGCGGACAGAAGGCGTATGACGAGTACGATATAGACGGGGTCCAGGTCTTTGGCGGGCTCAAATTGACGTTTTGA
- a CDS encoding MotA/TolQ/ExbB proton channel family protein, which yields MISFLAKGGILVIPILFCSVIALTIVLERLYQFRKLKIKNPDLPMEIQKALKEQKTNGALSMAENSKGILGKVLREGIKRYGRGKEAIEKALSNAAEREVEELERHLPVLATVGNIAPLLGLLGTVTGMIRAFMVIERLGGRVNASVLAGGIWEAMLTTALGLSVAIPTVVAHNYLVNRVRSFTTTLQNRLNEFLEGIG from the coding sequence ATGATTTCTTTTTTAGCAAAAGGGGGCATATTGGTAATTCCTATACTTTTTTGCTCTGTGATTGCCCTTACTATCGTACTAGAGAGGCTTTACCAATTCAGAAAGCTAAAGATTAAAAATCCAGACCTGCCAATGGAGATTCAAAAGGCATTAAAAGAACAAAAAACAAATGGTGCCTTATCCATGGCGGAAAATAGCAAGGGCATCTTGGGTAAGGTGTTAAGAGAAGGCATCAAAAGATATGGACGCGGTAAAGAGGCCATAGAAAAGGCTTTGTCCAATGCAGCAGAAAGGGAAGTAGAGGAGCTAGAAAGGCACCTACCTGTGCTAGCCACTGTGGGAAATATTGCCCCACTTTTAGGGCTATTGGGCACGGTAACAGGGATGATAAGGGCATTTATGGTAATTGAAAGATTGGGAGGAAGGGTGAATGCCAGTGTGCTGGCAGGTGGCATATGGGAGGCCATGCTCACTACTGCATTAGGGCTTTCTGTAGCTATACCAACGGTAGTGGCCCACAATTATCTAGTAAACAGGGTAAGGAGTTTTACCACAACGTTGCAGAATAGGCTTAATGAATTTTTAGAGGGGATTGGATGA
- a CDS encoding DUF4198 domain-containing protein, which produces MQRMGKGLIIFVMLLLGFCHQVSAHTLWINLTDYSPKWNPDYGTATKLYMGWGHRYPAADFLRPEALNGLSMVEPGGDKKELTPGPGGLLATRVEFEEPGGYILCAVKKPGYYTMYEKGEKVHHKLGTKEGLEGVILSLYFEQYAKALTNVGKVKGNPFEKPVGHRLEIVPLANPYSLKGDGGHLLPVKVLFNGKPAKYVRVYATYTGFSTRDDFAFATFTDGEGVARIRLLHWGPWLIKAVKKSPASGDMREKCDEISLTATLTFEVP; this is translated from the coding sequence ATGCAAAGGATGGGAAAAGGGTTAATAATTTTTGTGATGCTCCTTTTGGGGTTCTGCCATCAGGTCAGTGCCCACACCCTCTGGATAAACCTCACAGACTATTCTCCGAAGTGGAATCCGGATTATGGCACTGCAACCAAACTCTACATGGGTTGGGGTCATCGCTACCCCGCAGCCGACTTCCTGAGACCGGAAGCGCTCAACGGCCTCTCAATGGTCGAACCTGGGGGAGATAAGAAGGAGTTGACCCCTGGCCCTGGTGGTCTTTTGGCCACCAGGGTGGAGTTCGAAGAACCTGGAGGATACATCCTCTGCGCCGTGAAGAAGCCGGGCTATTACACCATGTACGAAAAGGGAGAGAAGGTCCACCACAAACTGGGCACAAAGGAGGGGCTTGAAGGCGTCATCCTCAGCCTCTATTTTGAGCAATATGCCAAGGCCCTGACCAACGTGGGCAAGGTGAAAGGTAACCCCTTTGAGAAACCGGTGGGCCACAGGCTGGAGATAGTGCCCCTTGCCAACCCATACAGTCTCAAGGGCGATGGTGGTCATCTACTACCCGTGAAGGTCCTCTTCAACGGGAAGCCGGCTAAATACGTGCGCGTCTATGCCACCTATACGGGATTTTCGACCCGAGACGACTTCGCCTTTGCAACCTTCACAGACGGCGAGGGGGTGGCAAGGATAAGGCTCCTGCACTGGGGGCCATGGCTGATAAAGGCAGTAAAGAAATCCCCTGCCTCAGGGGACATGAGGGAGAAGTGCGATGAAATCTCTCTGACAGCGACTTTGACCTTTGAGGTGCCGTAA